ACTTCACAGTAGTAAATAGATAAGCTAGTTCAAGAATTTTGCTCTATGCGATCCATTCCGAAGCACAGTTTAACAGTAGAACAGAGGTTCACCTTTTCCATTGCCATTTGTAGGCTACGTCTGTAATTTAAAATTTTCTCGAGTAGACAATATTTCATTTATAAACATACTACATTTGTCATTATGATATGTATTGTGTATTATTTATTCTGCAATTGTTATGATAACCATTTTATAATAAATTCCTCACCGTTTATGGCCATGATTAGTAAATATTCCCGAAGTAACCATACAACAATTTACCATGCGTATCTCATTTAATTAGGCCAACCAGATGGGCAATTAATAATGTCAGGTTTTTGCTCTCTGCGTCGGAAGGGGAGCGCGGtttagaacatacagtagaatttAAGGAGCAGTGGTTACAAAGAGACTGGTTATTATGAACAACCGTAACATATGCAGGTTTTGGCTCATAGTGCCCTCTTGTGGCAGAATAGGGTAATTGGAAAAATGTAGTTCAAATGATGTATAACTTTATTAAGATCATTTGCAAAGCATTGCCTTGGAGGGCTATGCAGCAGAAAGTATTCAGTAGCTTGTTTGCTAAACATTTCCAGTGACTGGATTGACTGACTGTATTCCTCTACCAGGTATGATGTGCTAAGCGAATGTCTCCTGCATAGAGACATAGACTTTTGTTTATATACTTCACTTTCTATgcaaatgttaacatatgtttcccatgccaataaagcccttaaattgaattgatagaGTGGGGGGCTCAATGTGAGCCATGCATGACCCTAGAGAAGGGCTCCTTCCGGGTGGACCTGCGTCGGTTCCACTCCACCCCACTGCAGCGCCCGTGAGACCAAGCAGCTTAACGTCCTGGTGGAGTGTACGCTCTTCGCACCCTCCAAGGCCAGCGACGACTCGGAGAACTGTGTTGacggggcggagagagagagagacggagaagagGGAAAAGGGAGGAGAATGAGAAGCGGCCGTCGCACGGTGGGGGCTTCACTATAGACAACATCCAAGAGGAACGGGTGAAGTGAACGAGTGTGATGGGAGCCAGGATCAGATCACTACTCTGTGATATCAGATGCTCTCAGGCCTCCACATTAACTGATTATATTCGCCTAAGATATTTTAATTTAAAATAATAAGCAACTGTAATTTTAAATGTAGAACATTCGTTTTCTTAAGACTGACCGCGTTGATTGTTTAAAGTGCTGCATTAGTGAATACTGCTTTTCAGATAGTTCAGATAAATTATGAGGATTGTTTGGACCAGATGAATAAGATGTTAGATATTGTTTAATAATGAGattatagttttatctaaaaagtacTGTAGGTAAAAatggtagaacactgacacactgacttgtcaaaaaataaataaatatttatttaaaacatttattcTCTGAAGAGATAATAATTACAAATCCACTCTGCATGCCAGCTGCTGTGTAATGTATGCCAAAACAAATCAATGGTCATAAAGGTTTGACAGGctactgttttttgttgttgttgggtgTGACTGTGTGAGGATCTACATTCAATACAAAAACAGGCCATCTGCCAAATGAGTAcatttattatatcaatactatcATTAAAATAGCAACGGGCTAAAGCAAATAGACAGTGCCTATAGAATGGCTACACACCCCTTGGATTTATTCACATtatattgtgttacaaagtgggatgaaaatggatttaattgtattttttggtCAACGGCCtccacaaaatactctgtaatatcaaagtggaagacactaatataccttgattagataagtacataaggctttgcatttaggccaaaaagtgtattcctttgccatgtttttattgttgttgcagtattactttagtgcctttatGCGCGTTTTGGAttatttgtattctgtatatttatattcttcttttcactctgtcatttaggtcattattgtggagtcactacaatgttgttgatccatcctcagttttctcccatcacagccattgaactctgcaGTTGTTTTAAAATCCCCAATGGCCTCATAATAACATCCCTAAGCAGTTTCCTTCATGTCCTGCAGCTCAGAAGGACGACTGCATCTTTGATGtttctgggtggtttaatacgtaatccacagcataattattaatttgaccatgcttaaagatatattcaatgtctgatttgttattgttacccatcttcCAATCCCTGGTCATCTTTATGAGGCTTTCAAAAATCTCCCCGGTCTTTGTAGTTTAATCTGTGCTTCAAATTCAATACTTGGCTGAGGGACCTGACATATGTTGTATGTATGGAGGACAGAGCAAGGGGTAGTGGTTAAAAATCATGTCAagccctattatttcacacagagggagtccatataacttatgtgatttgttaagacaCCTTTTACTTCATTTAGGCTACTACTTCTGCAACTACTATGTTTTAGTTATTTAAttgttattaatttgtaaaaatgtgtagaattttctTTTCCCTTTGACATTAGGGTTGTATTTTGGGTAGATTTAATgattttaaaaatgttataaaatatttttctatcccactttgtaacgcaaAATTCCAGGAGGTGCAGACTCTATAGGCACTGTAAATATGAATCGAACAAGATCTAAATGTACTAAACACATATGGCTAAATGAAAATCAAGAACTTGAGTACAAAACAATTGCTCCAAGTCGACCTGAGAGAGATAATGGCCAAACATGGATGGAAACATTCATATGAAACAAGGACACATTTTTTGCTGCCTCTAAATAGTCTGGattttcctttccttgtctcttgGAAGTGACTGACTTCAGCTGCAGCCATGATAGAATGGTAATAATACTGTGCTtgataatgataatgctgttgatGCAAGACATGTTTTACATTCTTTTCTGAGACCCAGTGTCCCTCTAGTGGTGGAAATATGCATTGACGTACTCCATGCACTTTTGGAGTACATGGATAAATGCTACGGTAACTGGTGTCTTGTTACCATGTATGTACATTACATGCTATGAGTTAGTTTCCCTGAGATGTAGTTGTTTGGCAGTAAAATGATTCTCTGTTGACATTACATTTGCCTTCAAGCTAGCTCAGGTATGGCATGTATACAGGTAGGTGCTGCTGATGTTCCAGTCTGGGGGGAAGTCCTGCAGCGGGTGGTTCTTCAGGTGTTTCTGCATGGCAGCCAGGCTGCTACAGAACTCCAGGCAGACAGTACACTGGTAGGGTGTGGCCCCGCCGTGGGTCCGCAGGTGCTTGATCATGGCTGAGTAGTCCCTTGATCGCTGGCCACACAGACGGCACTCAAACGGCTTCTCTCCTGGGGTTGACATTGAGAGTGAGCAGGCAAGCACATACACAATGACTGACAAATTGAAACACACACCCACGCCTacacctacacccccccccccccccacacacacacacacacacacacaaacactggggGATATAATACCTGTGTGTACCCGATGGTGTGTATCCAGTTGGTGTTTGAGACTGAACTTCTTGGAGCAGCGTTTACACTGGTAGGGCTTCTCTCCTCCCTGATCTCGCCGGTGGGATGGCAGTGACCTCTCCACCCTGAAGCTACGATCACAGTACTTACACCCCAGAGAAGTCTCACCTGAGCCTGGGGAGGAGAGAGCAACAAGATGGGGTGGGGGTGGAATTGTAATCATTCCATGTCATATAAATTCATTTTTTCATTTAGTATCTTGTGATGAGTAACTTATAATTAGTTATAGTTAACTTTACATGAATGTACATTGTGTATACAGACAGAACCGTCCAATGAACATCAGTATTAATAAAACTAGCTTAGCTCCATTTCTATTCTGTAATGCGTTTCTTCCCCTGACGTTCCCCCTGTGCTCCCCATTGCAGCCTGTATAATTGAGCATATGGGTTTGTTTTCTCACACGTCTATATTTATCAGCACAATCATTGGTGACCATTACCCGGTTAAACAATAGTGTGAGGCCAGAGTGATGACCTACTAATAGCACTAAATGGTGATGTGAGCTCAGCCACATTGCATGCAGATGGATTCTCTGTAGGACAGGGGTCACACTCATGACTGTAAAGGCTCACTGTTGTCATAGCAGCAACCTTCTTCACGCAACATTTTTTGTTGTCTTCATTTGTGAAGATAAGTTCAAAGATTACTTTTTTTATATATTACAGTGGGTATTGTATGAAATGGTATTATACAACTGTTATGAAgcataattgtatttgtcacacaccTAGATAATGATAATTAAGACCTCCTTTTACCAGAGATAGTTCTATAAATACACCACATCCTTTCATGAGGTTCAAATTGACAAGAAGAACCTTGGTTTCCTCTCATCGTGTACCTTTGCATTTCTCTATAATCTGACCGAGGTGTGATTCTGAAGTAGAGCTGTCAGCTCTCTAGCCCTTTGGTGtcagttagtgatactgttttaCACAGTTACTATGGGGCCCTGTAGAACACATACAGGATGctgaatagggggggggggggggcgggtgatgagagagggagcgagagaggtggggaagagcaAGGACCAAGACCACAATAAAGTGTTCACTCCTCTCTTACTACAATTCAGCCTGTTCTCAATTAGCTTCCTGTCCAAATCTTCCTTGGCCTCTCACTTAGAACGCATAAACCTCTGACGTCTAAGCTTGATAAGTATCTCACTTATAGGGACTAAAATGATCAAGTCTGATAAAAGTGACCAGTGGGAAGTCAGTGAAACACTCATTATTCAACTAAATGTGTTACTCTTGGCTGTCCATTCAATTTGGTGGAGACAATCAGTGGAGATAATCTTGAGTCACATGAATACCGTCTCTCAGTCGTACTGTAACGAGCGAGTGACAGTGCTAACCccatcacacaaacacagactGTAAAGATGTGAGGCTGATTTGACCACCCTACATTGAGTGAAAAAAAGATGTAAGCTTTTTTTCCCTTTGGCACTGTATCAAAACCACCAGAACATTGCAGAACGTACTGTTTGTTCTGCCAGCTTACCGCACTGCTGCACCGCCAGCACAAAGCcacaactcactcactcattctgtctgtctgtctttctgtatctctctctctcacacacactcttgctctcactctctctcatacttcttctctctcccccactcgttctctctcactctcttactctctttctctctcgttctccctcaggcactcttctctctctctctctcatgtttccTATATGCTCTGTCCCTATGACGATAGAGGTTAAGGGTCACACTTTGTTAGAAATGTCACTGCCATGTATCCATTAGAATATTAAGAATACAGTCACGTCTTAGTTCTGTACAGCTCCCAATACAATATTTGCATTTTGAGATGATGCTTTTTGCAATGTACCCCAGTTAGAGGTCTAGTGAAAAAGCACTGAGTGAATGTTGTGACATTACAGTACCTGAGGGGTAGGTGGTTGAGGCCTgcagccatgagctgcccaggAGGACCTTGCTGCAGTGCTGACAGTCCTGGGTTCTTCCTGGACGCTCCTGGGAGTATCTGGCcccatagaagacaggttcataatcAAACCTTATTTCAAGGACAAGAGTCAACGTAACTGATGTAAGGCAAACACGCGAGCATGGTGGTCACCGCACCACTATTAGATAACCCAGTTGATGTGTTGCAATGAGTGTCATGCCAAAGCAGATTGATTTGCACACCACCTTTAGACATCCTGTCCTTCTCCCCGGCCTCTCCAACTCCAGGCTATATGTACCTGTCTATTGATGTCAAATGTAAGTACCCAACTGTCGTAGGCTGGAGTTCTGAGGAAGAGGCCAGGCGttacaaatatactgtatgtttagtGTCACATAGAAAAGGGACTTTCCACAGCATCTGACGCACTTTGTTAGCTCGACTGAAAAACCATAGTTGAATGATTTTTCAGAGATTAAAGGAGAAGTGGTAACGCTCTTTGTGGCCCTAAAATCCcccaaataaacaaaagtgacAAATCTGCTACAAAGTTTGCTAGATGGTTTCCTACGCTACCTAATTAAATGGACACAGATATCAGATAAACCTCAGAGATCAACaacgggagggaggaggaagtcaGAAAGATGTTGACGACCGATAGTTTCAACACTGAAACAGGATCACATAAACACAGTTTTAAGACTACTTACACTCATTCTGTAGTACTTTGTAGTACTCTGATCTGAGCCACATGTTATTTCTGACCTGGGCGTCAAGGTGGTATCTGAGGGAGTGCAGTATGTATCAtgttatgcgtgtgtgtgtgtgtgtgtgcgtgtgtgtgtgtgtgtgtgtgcaatgtgtATTACGGGGACCTTATACCAAATTGTAAACTGCATTTctttatatatattgttttattggAATGTTTGTGTTAAATTTGTTGTCCTCAGGGCTCAATGGactcccctgattaaataaaagttaaataaataaaaaataggcaGACGTTGTTTAAGAACAGCTTGTAACTGATCCGTAGTGGATCTGAATGTCTTTCATGGTTGATATTTGCAAGGGAGGAGAGTAATTAAGGGGGCTCCCCTTTAGATACTATGCAGAAAACTGATTTGTAGAGCCTTTCAATTACACCATACTGTACATCATGTCTCTGCATTATAAATGAGGAAGTAGCTTCACTGTAAAACCAGAAACGAGACAGTGTAATGCCACCATCAAGGGACAGACCACACAACATGACTTCAGCAGCTGTTCTGTGGTTTGGACACAGCTAATATAAATGACCATCTACATCCATAATATACATCGTGTGAATatgacagacaggagagggttaaCTGGAGACAGCGGAAACTCTGCTTGTAGGAAAGAACTTTCACTCAGATCCACCCAAATGACAATGAGTCAGATAGCTGTGTCGATATGTGCTACTTAATGTAAGCAAATTAGGGGGATTCTGAACTATATTGTAGAAATGAGAACAGGGAAAGAAGGAGAAGAATGGAGACCAAAATGTCTGTAGTATAAAACCCCTCCAGAGAGGTCTTACCTTTGCCCTTCCGCTAGTGCTCCACCTATCAACACTTTATCCATCGTCTCTCTTTTTCCCAGCAGACCTTGCTTCAGGATGTCCCCCAGCTCCCGAGACCCAGAGAGCAGGGGGTGGTGGTATGGGTGCAGGATGCCCGGGTAGCCCAGGACGGCGCTGTGGACCTGGGGCGGGCATGAGGACGTTAGCAGGGGGTAcatgtggggagaggagaggtggaaggggtaTGTCACCAGGTGCTGTGAGGGGTGAAGGGAAGAGGAACTGGTTGCTAGGATGTCGTTATAGTTCAAGGCCATCTTCCTCAGGGTGTTGACTTGGTGCCACATGACCCTCGgcgctgggggaggaggaggagggggttggATGGTGGCAGCAGTGGTGGCGATGACACTGTCTCTGGATGGAGGCGGTGTGGTGGCCACTAGTGTGGGTGTGAGTAGCTTTGGCCTTTTTCTCTGTGGTGGTGATGAACCAGAGGAGTTATCCCTAGTGTCAGGAAGAGTGGGGTCCTCAGTGAATGGGCTGCTCTGGGGCTCCAGATCAATGGAGGGAATTGTCTGGGGATCCCCCTCTTCTGGAATGGGACTTGCTTTCAGGGATTCTTTCTCATCTCTTTCCTCTGTTATCTGAACTCTTGTTTCTGTCATTTCTCCCGTTTCTTTCGTTCCTCTCACTTCTCTTATTTCTCtcaactctcttctctctctcttcaggcaCCCCCGATTTCTCTTCAGCTGGCTGCGACACTGCTCCTCCAGGGAATGCATCTCCAGGAGCTTGGCGGCCCTCAGAAGCTGGGGCAGATCATCCACAGGGACCTCCAGGGTCTCGGTGTAGGCAAAGTCCAGGACCTGCTGGAAGGTGTGTGGAGAGAGGAGCTCCAGACTACAGTGGTAAGGTTGGTCGAGGTGATCAGGCTGGTCTGAGTGTGCAGCCTGCAGGGTGAGCTGATGCTCCAGGGTTTTGCTAGCGCAGGCCAGCACCAGCCGATGGGCCCTGAACACCTGGCTCTCCACTGAGATGACAGCATCACACAGCGTCCCCGAGCGACGCAGGACATCTGCCTGGCGCAGGAAGAGGGAGTACTGGGTGTTGTGAACTCGGATCATCTTAGAGgtatggaggaggaagggaggtgtGATGGGAAGAGAAAATGGGCAGGTGAATAGGAGATGGTTTGGAAACTGTTTGAGACAACGCCATTCAACCTATAGGAAAAAGGAGACCATGATCATTTTTTGTAATGTTTCtgagaaataaaaatagcagatAGCAAGTTGGAAAATGTATTTGTATAAATAGGTAAATTGCAGAGATTGCGGTTGTGATAAATAGATTATATCCCACGCCTGGTTCTTAGTGTTTTTCCATCGATGCCAGACGTTTAGGATGTTTTCAAGCTATCAGGGGTGAGAGAAGAGGGGGTTGGAAACTCAGAGGGCAGATCATATCACCTGCTGACGTAGGTTCGGTTGATAACGTGCTGTTGGTTACTAGGGTTTTGGAAATTCATAGCCCGAAAGGGACTGACACAATGCAAGAATGACA
The genomic region above belongs to Oncorhynchus mykiss isolate Arlee chromosome 3, USDA_OmykA_1.1, whole genome shotgun sequence and contains:
- the zbtb32 gene encoding zinc finger and BTB domain-containing protein 16 — encoded protein: MIRVHNTQYSLFLRQADVLRRSGTLCDAVISVESQVFRAHRLVLACASKTLEHQLTLQAAHSDQPDHLDQPYHCSLELLSPHTFQQVLDFAYTETLEVPVDDLPQLLRAAKLLEMHSLEEQCRSQLKRNRGCLKRERRELREIREVRGTKETGEMTETRVQITEERDEKESLKASPIPEEGDPQTIPSIDLEPQSSPFTEDPTLPDTRDNSSGSSPPQRKRPKLLTPTLVATTPPPSRDSVIATTAATIQPPPPPPPAPRVMWHQVNTLRKMALNYNDILATSSSSLHPSQHLVTYPFHLSSPHMYPLLTSSCPPQVHSAVLGYPGILHPYHHPLLSGSRELGDILKQGLLGKRETMDKVLIGGALAEGQRYSQERPGRTQDCQHCSKVLLGSSWLQASTTYPSGSGETSLGCKYCDRSFRVERSLPSHRRDQGGEKPYQCKRCSKKFSLKHQLDTHHRVHTGEKPFECRLCGQRSRDYSAMIKHLRTHGGATPYQCTVCLEFCSSLAAMQKHLKNHPLQDFPPDWNISSTYLYTCHT